From the genome of Salvia splendens isolate huo1 unplaced genomic scaffold, SspV2 ctg178, whole genome shotgun sequence, one region includes:
- the LOC121789228 gene encoding protein SOSEKI 5-like isoform X1, producing the protein MMNFREAAPPTIRQCSAIPALGSKSVPCKMPKSISEAGNDERRRGGRRRIRRERRDAHHLFERRLHRKAEEEIKHKHSLMSGISPRTELNLDTNSLSSPPSTTSSTPSDNPQSDGLPAPSEADPIGSEPMLSRNSMLLSLIACGGTGSFRRAVLPASVKEHVPGRKSCSGGGGSSLHKGVMCKAAKMATEDERVMISYMSENPRFGNSQAEEKEYFSGSIVESMTNDCANEPVAQEVVFVQSRKCTRSGCCTHWLPFLGCTHRRKCYLGRPSGRQPPTNEPNHRASKRGVVRA; encoded by the exons ATGATGAATTTTAGAGAAGCTGCACCACCTACAATTCGGCAATGTTCAGCAATTCCAGCACTAGGAAGCAAATCTGTACCCTGCAAAATGCCGAAATCCATCTCCGAAGCAGGAAATGATGAACGTCGAAGAGGAGGAAGACGAAGAATACGAAGAGAAAGGCGCGACGCACACCACCTGTTCGAGAGGCGTCTCCACCGAAAAGCCGAGGAAGAAATCAAGCACAAGCACTCGCTAATGAGCGGCATCAGCCCCCGCACCGAGCTCAACCTTGACACGAACTCGCTCTCCTCGCCAccctccaccacctcctccaccccCTCCGACAACCCCCAGAGCGACGGCCTCCCTGCCCCCAGCGAGGCTGATCCCATCGGGAGCGAGCCGATGCTGAGCAGGAACTCCATGCTGCTCAGCCTCATCGCGTGTGGGGGCACGGGCTCGTTCAGGAGGGCCGTGCTCCCGGCCTCTGTGAAGGAGCACGTGCCCGGGAGGAAGAGCTGCAGCGGAGGAGGCGGGAGTAGCCTTCATAAGGGGGTGATGTGCAAGGCGGCGAAGATGGCGACCGAGGATGAGCGGGTGATGATCAGCTACATGTCGGAGAATCCGAGGTTCGGGAACTCTCAGGCCGAGGAGAAGGAGTACTTCAGCGGTAGCATTGTGGAATCTATGACAAATGATTGTGCGAACGAGCCCGTGGCTCAAGAAGTCGTCTTCGTACAATCAAGAAAG TGTACAAGGAGTGGATGTTGCACGCATTGGCTTCCCTTCTTGG GTTGTACCCATAGGAGGAAGTGCTATTTGGGCCGACCTTCGGGCCGACAGCCCCCCACCAACGAGCCGAACCATCGGGCCTCGAAAAGGGGTGTAGTTCGTGCTTGA
- the LOC121789228 gene encoding protein SOSEKI 5-like isoform X2: protein MCSREAAPPTIRQCSAIPALGSKSVPCKMPKSISEAGNDERRRGGRRRIRRERRDAHHLFERRLHRKAEEEIKHKHSLMSGISPRTELNLDTNSLSSPPSTTSSTPSDNPQSDGLPAPSEADPIGSEPMLSRNSMLLSLIACGGTGSFRRAVLPASVKEHVPGRKSCSGGGGSSLHKGVMCKAAKMATEDERVMISYMSENPRFGNSQAEEKEYFSGSIVESMTNDCANEPVAQEVVFVQSRKCTRSGCCTHWLPFLGCTHRRKCYLGRPSGRQPPTNEPNHRASKRGVVRA, encoded by the exons ATGTGCTCAAG AGAAGCTGCACCACCTACAATTCGGCAATGTTCAGCAATTCCAGCACTAGGAAGCAAATCTGTACCCTGCAAAATGCCGAAATCCATCTCCGAAGCAGGAAATGATGAACGTCGAAGAGGAGGAAGACGAAGAATACGAAGAGAAAGGCGCGACGCACACCACCTGTTCGAGAGGCGTCTCCACCGAAAAGCCGAGGAAGAAATCAAGCACAAGCACTCGCTAATGAGCGGCATCAGCCCCCGCACCGAGCTCAACCTTGACACGAACTCGCTCTCCTCGCCAccctccaccacctcctccaccccCTCCGACAACCCCCAGAGCGACGGCCTCCCTGCCCCCAGCGAGGCTGATCCCATCGGGAGCGAGCCGATGCTGAGCAGGAACTCCATGCTGCTCAGCCTCATCGCGTGTGGGGGCACGGGCTCGTTCAGGAGGGCCGTGCTCCCGGCCTCTGTGAAGGAGCACGTGCCCGGGAGGAAGAGCTGCAGCGGAGGAGGCGGGAGTAGCCTTCATAAGGGGGTGATGTGCAAGGCGGCGAAGATGGCGACCGAGGATGAGCGGGTGATGATCAGCTACATGTCGGAGAATCCGAGGTTCGGGAACTCTCAGGCCGAGGAGAAGGAGTACTTCAGCGGTAGCATTGTGGAATCTATGACAAATGATTGTGCGAACGAGCCCGTGGCTCAAGAAGTCGTCTTCGTACAATCAAGAAAG TGTACAAGGAGTGGATGTTGCACGCATTGGCTTCCCTTCTTGG GTTGTACCCATAGGAGGAAGTGCTATTTGGGCCGACCTTCGGGCCGACAGCCCCCCACCAACGAGCCGAACCATCGGGCCTCGAAAAGGGGTGTAGTTCGTGCTTGA
- the LOC121789228 gene encoding protein SOSEKI 5-like isoform X3: protein MMNFREAAPPTIRQCSAIPALGSKSVPCKMPKSISEAGNDERRRGGRRRIRRERRDAHHLFERRLHRKAEEEIKHKHSLMSGISPRTELNLDTNSLSSPPSTTSSTPSDNPQSDGLPAPSEADPIGSEPMLSRNSMLLSLIACGGTGSFRRAVLPASVKEHVPGRKSCSGGGGSSLHKGVMCKAAKMATEDERVMISYMSENPRFGNSQAEEKEYFSGSIVESMTNDCANEPVAQEVVFVQSRKVVPIGGSAIWADLRADSPPPTSRTIGPRKGV, encoded by the exons ATGATGAATTTTAGAGAAGCTGCACCACCTACAATTCGGCAATGTTCAGCAATTCCAGCACTAGGAAGCAAATCTGTACCCTGCAAAATGCCGAAATCCATCTCCGAAGCAGGAAATGATGAACGTCGAAGAGGAGGAAGACGAAGAATACGAAGAGAAAGGCGCGACGCACACCACCTGTTCGAGAGGCGTCTCCACCGAAAAGCCGAGGAAGAAATCAAGCACAAGCACTCGCTAATGAGCGGCATCAGCCCCCGCACCGAGCTCAACCTTGACACGAACTCGCTCTCCTCGCCAccctccaccacctcctccaccccCTCCGACAACCCCCAGAGCGACGGCCTCCCTGCCCCCAGCGAGGCTGATCCCATCGGGAGCGAGCCGATGCTGAGCAGGAACTCCATGCTGCTCAGCCTCATCGCGTGTGGGGGCACGGGCTCGTTCAGGAGGGCCGTGCTCCCGGCCTCTGTGAAGGAGCACGTGCCCGGGAGGAAGAGCTGCAGCGGAGGAGGCGGGAGTAGCCTTCATAAGGGGGTGATGTGCAAGGCGGCGAAGATGGCGACCGAGGATGAGCGGGTGATGATCAGCTACATGTCGGAGAATCCGAGGTTCGGGAACTCTCAGGCCGAGGAGAAGGAGTACTTCAGCGGTAGCATTGTGGAATCTATGACAAATGATTGTGCGAACGAGCCCGTGGCTCAAGAAGTCGTCTTCGTACAATCAAGAAAG GTTGTACCCATAGGAGGAAGTGCTATTTGGGCCGACCTTCGGGCCGACAGCCCCCCACCAACGAGCCGAACCATCGGGCCTCGAAAAGGGGTGTAG